A single window of Anopheles moucheti chromosome 2, idAnoMoucSN_F20_07, whole genome shotgun sequence DNA harbors:
- the LOC128307298 gene encoding aspartate aminotransferase, cytoplasmic, with protein MSIFASVELGPPVEVFALNKACIEDPNPNKVNLGVGAYRTNEGKPWILPVVKKAEAAIVADGSLNHEYLPVLGMDNITNAASTLLLGEDNDALKSKRAFGVQCLSGTGALRLGAEFLARILKRTTFYYSDPTWENHHKVFLYAGFTEPKTYRYWHQETRAIDFAGMVEDLGNAPEGAVVILHACAHNPTGIDPTEDQWKQIADVCEKRKLFPFFDSAYQGFASGDPNKDAFAVRYFVSRGFELFCAQSFAKNFGLYNERIGNLTVVQKEATTSAAVASQITLLVRGMYSNPPAFGSRIVSRVLNDKDLRNEWMECIKTMSSRIITMRKALYDELVALKTPGTWEHITNQIGMFSYTGLNESQVQILIKEFSIYLLKTGRISMCGLNESNVAYVARAIHAAVTRE; from the exons ATGAGCATTTTCGCATCGGTCGAATTGGGTCCCCCGGTGGAAGTGTTTGCCCTCAATAAGGCGTGCATTGAAGATCCGAACCCCAACAAGGTTAATCTTGGCGTAGGAG CTTATCGAACGAATGAGGGCAAACCCTGGATACTGCCGGTGGTGAAGAAAGCCGAAGCAGCGATTGTTGCCGACGGGTCGCTAAACCATGAATATTTGCCCGTGCTCGGTATGGACAACATAACGAATGCGGCCAGCACGTTGCTGCTGGGCGAAGATAACGATGCACTCAAGAGCAAGCGTGCCTTCGGTGTGCAGTGTCTGTCCGGTACCGGGGCGCTTCGTCTTGGGGCCGAATTCCTGGCACGTATTCTTAAGCGCACCACCTTCTACTATTCCGACCCGACGTGGGAGAACCACCACAAGGTGTTCTTGTACGCGGGCTTTACGGAACCGAAAACCTACCGCTACTGGCACCAGGAAACGCGTGCAATTGATTTTGCCGGCATGGTGGAAGATCTCGGAAATGCGCCTGAGGGAGCGGTAGTTATACTGCACGCCTGTGCCCACAATCCGACCGGTATCGATCCGACCGAGGACCAGTGGAAGCAGATTGCGGATGTGTGTGAGAAGCGTAAGCTGTTCCCGTTCTTCGATTCCGCCTACCAGGGCTTTGCAAGCGGTGACCCGAACAAGGATGCGTTCGCCGTGCGATATTTCGTTAGCCGTGGATTTGAACTGTTTTGTGCGCAAAGCTTTGCCAAGAACTTTGGTCTTTACA ACGAGCGTATCGGTAATTTAACGGTGGTACAAAAGGAGGCCACCACAAGTGCCGCCGTCGCATCCCAAATTACGCTGCTTGTCCGTGGCATGTACTCGAACCCACCGGCCTTTGGCAGCCGTATCGTGAGTCGCGTACTGAACGATAAAGACCTACGCAACGAGTGGATGGAGTGCATCAAGACGATGAGCTCGCGTATCATCACCATGCGTAAGGCTCTGTACGATGAGCTCGTGGCACTGAAGACGCCGGGCACTTGGGAACACATTACCAATCAAATTGGAATGTTTTCATACACCGGACTCAACG AAAGCCAAGTGCAGATACTAATCAAGGAGTTTAGCATCTACCTGCTGAAAACCGGACGCATCAGCATGTGCGGGCTAAATGAAAGCAATGTTGCATACGTTGCCCGTGCTATCCACGCCGCGGTAACTCGCGAATAG
- the LOC128297337 gene encoding protein C12orf4 homolog: MELEPSKIVDFHYEYTNVDDKPAKLVYAIEIPYKGSVAELSHQIVSVRMDPIMKFLRADRNLLQTLQSFIERENQTFYDDRDELLLEKFRNGTPDVDSLALDTEKLYREEILEFADRIGPTDEEIFAQSYHQLVHSSLLPEILSKEREYARTISSLATQMTQQITTMNTLHQEEIDSKIKLLDISITPENINHMLAKQYGMQNMIRKQCESELESTRGHQKHEYRNWVTQHVDESFLAHSESPTQIGNRWSMISTQAPSMEESFTIHLGSQLKHMHNIRILSTRVSDLCSPLYGDASFGGPNVALGLYSSSLCGIVVLTPSGKITPDREIRRNANMSTEFHFDQIDRQIEKIQEDLRNLQHGSAVEAGGAQSLAAAAGRRPDRTVVTVKPGDAFITRHSNLSHSHVIFHLISDETFQSPSEINSRHPVILGLRNILKISSRHDITTLTIPGLLRHEMSEDMTVSWCIRRAELVFKCAKGFMIESASWGGAELNTLQLLLPHDISEELFRTLADMVPHVFRVANPKILQ; the protein is encoded by the exons ATGGAGCTGGAACCGAGTAAGATTGTGGACTTTCACTATGAATACACCAACGTGGACGATAAGCCGGCAAAGCTGGTGTACGCAATCGAAATTCCGTACAAAGGAAGTGTGGCCGAGTTAAGCCACCAGATCGTGTCCGTTCGGATGGATCCAATCATGAAGTTTCTCCGGGCGGATCGGAACCTCCTCCAAACGCTGCAATCATTTATCGAGCGTGAAAATCAAACGTTCTACGACGATCGGGATGAGCTTTTGCTGGAAAAGTTTCGCAATGGAACACCGGACGTGGACTCGTTGGCGCTCGACACGGAGAAACTCTACCGCGAGGAGATACTCGAGTTTGCCGATCGGATTGGACCCACGGATGAGGAAATATTCGCCCAAAGTTACCATCAGCTGGTGCATTCGTCACTGCTGCCAGAAATATTAAGCAAAGAGCGTGAGTATGCGCGTACCATTTCTAGTTTGGCCACACAAATGACACAGCAGATAACCACGATGAACACACTGCATCAGGAGGAGATAGATTCGAAAATTAAACTGCTGGATATATCGATAACACCGGAAAATATTAACCACATGTTGGCCAAACAGTACGGCATGCAGAATATGATCCGGAAGCAGTGCGAGTCGGAGCTGGAATCTACGCGGGGACATCAGAAGCACGAGTACCGTAACTGGGTAACGCAGCATGTGGACGAAAGTTTTCTGGCCCATTCCGAAAGCCCCACCCAGATCGGTAACCGGTGGTCAATGATTTCCACCCAGGCCCCATCGATGGAGGAAAGCTTCACCATCCATCTGGGGTCACAGCTGAAGCATATGCATAATATACGCATTCTCAGTACGCGCGTGTCGGATCTTTGCAGTCCCCTGTACGGTGATGCATCGTTCGGTGGACCAAATGTGGCATTGGGGCTGTATTCCAGCTCGCTGTGTGGTATCGTAGTGCTAACGCCGTCCGGTAAGATAACGCCCGATCGGGAGATACGACGAAATGCCAACATGTCGACAGAATTTCACTTCGATCAGATCGATCGACAGATTGAAAAGATACAGGAAGATTTGCGGAACCTTCAGCATGGTTCTGCGGTTGAGGCGGGTGGTGCTCAAAGCCTAGCGGCGGCTGCTGGACGGCGGCCAGATCGTACGGTGGTGACAGTAAAGCCGGGCGATGCATTTATTACGCGCCATTCCAATCTGTCTCACTCGCATGTCATCTTTCATCTCATATCGGATGAAACATTCCAAAGCCCAAGTGAAATAAATTCCCGCCATCCTGTGATATTGGGGTTGCGCAATATATTGAAAATCTCCAGCAGGCATGACATCACCACGTTGACCATTCCGGGTCTACTGAGGCACGAAATGTCCGAG GATATGACCGTCAGTTGGTGCATTCGGCGTGCGGAATTGGTGTTTAAATGCGCCAAAGGGTTCATGATCGAATCAGCCAGCTGGGGTGGAGCTGAACTGAACACGTTGCAGCTACTGTTACCACACGACATTTCCGAGGAGTTGTTCCGTACGCTCGCCGACATGGTACCGCACGTGTTTCGTGTGGCAAATCCAAAAATTCTCCAATGA
- the LOC128304026 gene encoding uncharacterized protein LOC128304026, which produces MEMDPLQTQIQTELPFCRLCFSQACDLYELFPGAGNDNESLLLKILELLNVAINFDEDLNSYICGKCVTMVEDFFEYKEKVKENDLLLREKRKSVDHATAIYNVVSMQPDATNSSASNGATGAGSGSELGAGGIDEPHVGIDQRISIDGGPPLNGNIIEFKKQLFTASPAQIGIWLCVASGSDIQCPAAIEVDDNIQVVAEIGQHNHGLPVSVPENPPETTPTKQQSQHQQPQSHHQTQHHQHTQEHHPHEEDTIVVTTDGTPAILSTSTGSPVIANSSSRAGVGGPGSKASSTSSSAKKKKARDQPSKRKVSNDILVGDGWLTDVTTYKRNHYQLVTKDGYQTFLIYNGYRFRTQQKIRNGIAAWKCAWNGRKGCQAILHITEDYQKVREVGSPHNHEPSLRDRIISNKPTNGNTSDQSLIMQSDSEELSEMHKITASTSVGSTSGAGGTLAGETITLGGGATVVAITTTGGNASVNSSTSTTANATLDLTSEMDFVQQSSNSGSELITTTTTTSTSGGSSSSSADPQSGGAATGHHTQHHHHHHHPHHSSHEVVGVVDEVVGKDDTTMSMDIEEIIRPHVVLHPNSE; this is translated from the exons ATGGAGATGGATCCGCTACAGACACAGATTCAAACAGAGCTTCCCTTCTGTCGGTTGTGCTTTTCACAAGCGTGCGATTTGTACGAGTTGTTCCCGGGCGCAGGAAATGACAATGAATCTCTACTACTGAAGATACTCGAGTTGTTAAACGTCGCG ATAAACTTCGATGAGGACCTAAACTCGTACATATGTGGCAAATGCGTAACGATGGTGGAGGATTTCTTCGAGTACAAGGAGAAGGTGAAGGAAAACGATCTGCTGTTGCGCGAGAAGCGCAAATCGGTCGATCATGCGACGGCAATCTACAACGTCGTCAGCATGCAGCCGGACGCAACGAACAGTAGCGCCTCGAACGGAGCGACCGGCGCGGGCAGTGGTTCCGAGCTCGGTGCGGGCGGTATCGATGAACCACACGTTGGAATCGATCAGCGCATCTCGATCGACGGTGGTCCGCCACTGAACGGTAACATAATCGAGTTTAAGAAGCAACTGTTCACTGCCTCACCGGCCCAGATCGGTATCTGGTTGTGCGTTGCGTCCGGCAGTGACATCCAGTGTCCGGCCGCGATCGAGGTGGACGATAACATACAGGTGGTGGCGGAGATAGGGCAACACAACCATGGGCTGCCCGTCTCGGTGCCGGAAAATCCGCCCGAAACGACACCGACCAAACAGCAGTCCCAGCACCAACAGCCACAGTCCCACCATCAGacacagcatcatcagcacaCGCAGGAACACCATCCACACGAGGAGGATACGATCGTGGTGACGACAGATGGAACGCCAGCTATTTTATCTACCAGCACCGGCTCACCGGTTATCGCGAACAGCTCATCCCGCGCCGGTGTTGGCGGCCCCGGCAGCAAAGCATCCTCGACCTCGTCTtcggcgaagaagaaaaaagcacgTGACCAACCATCGAAGCGCAAGGTCTCGAACGACATACTGGTCGGCGATGGGTGGCTGACCGACGTCACCACGTACAAGCGCAACCACTACCAGCTCGTTACGAAAGATGGCTACCAAACGTTTCTCATCTACAACGGGTACCGGTTCCGGACGCAGCAAAAGATCCGTAACGGTATAGCGGCGTGGAAGTGTGCGTGGAACGGACGGAAAGGTTGCCAGGCGATACTGCACATCACGGAGGACTACCAGAAGGTGCGGGAGGTCGGTTCACCCCACAACCACGAACCGTCGTTGCGCGATCGGATCATCTCGAACAAACCGACCAACGGGAACACATCGGACCAGAGCCTCATCATGCAATCGGACAGTGAGGAGCTGAGCGAGATGCACAAAATTACGGCCAGCACGAGTGTCGGTTCGACGAGCGGTGCCGGCGGTACGCTAGCGGGCGAAACGATAACGTTGGGCGGTGGTGCAACCGTGGTGGCCATCACCACAACCGGTGGGAACGCTTCCGTGAACAGTAGCACCTCGACGACGGCCAATGCCACGCTAGACCTTACCTCGGAGATGGATTTCGTGCAGCAGAGCAGTAACAGTGGCAGTGAGCtgatcaccaccaccaccacgactaGCACGTCCGGTGGGTCGTCCTCCTCGTCAGCTGACCCGCAGAGTGGTGGTGCGGCGACGGGGCACCATAcacagcaccatcatcaccatcaccatccacATCATTCATCGCATGAAGTGGTGGGCGTGGTGGACGAAGTGGTCGGCAAGGACGACACAACCATGTCGATGGATATAGAGGAAATCATACGCCCGCACGTGGTACTGCATCCTAACAGCGAGTAG
- the LOC128310176 gene encoding probable Rho GTPase-activating protein CG5521, translating into MFTKKANIDLKKSTQKIQDSKKDSAARLRHLKTILEHVDSDEAKNLFEANYSHVYYILYDTFVQAEANLKQRVHKTHREELDGSLWLLSKILCLLPELVQRRWQCHSLGRILAKLLHYGNSVKLRREGVKYFLLWYQALGDNAPPFVHGMFTELVPGLSVPQRGKNAPAVPSDSEFIATDLLNHPNLKGELGGSVFHDTTATHPVKSPEIQPLIPPSSSERTAAPDPRDGLEILLDCMVQSCGCLKWRDNNPQRHIRTFNFLLTKFREQYLPVFCPSFDYSTSVYEPKLDLPVIRSVSKREEVMSSCVVVLIIWIAKYTHERHVNSKLEQILSIEDEPGAGSGGGSLDHASLLSNLRHMGYTQTQLVRDVLYSSRETVNFVHEIYRQAFLMAFTSKSQIEAMRIAISVYRDWMSSIPPPPFLLEPDLEALPVAGGSPGGAGPALETISPTASNSRPGSQRLRTDSYLGAMMMTKENGSIRAGLQNVLQVFVTNAVNVFMVNTAHLNLHFQSKTNADGYATPLDEQTDICKRVLNIYRTMVMKTRMEAKTWEQLLLVLLQVTSVILQNSPPNAKKNNLGGRLAQPIFQTLIVTWIRAHTNVPVNAGLWDRFLKVLSSLTHREELIVEWDKTMQTLTRVLARQVYNINLSDLPLDRLAEQKGKRKRGTPSNWTANESGRSVMALGGVNSSDRHGAGMHDITFTNGSNVVATIPSDGGATLLRGNLNGGGNGQNRSGLDDDRLTNGSGGPMAVTTSTCTPTTVGVGGMRTGIPRSIPGTPSLNRSYSEGSLLSAPFRKSRARRRLRIAGLGLTMGSNAREQNAVAAEQHHHAGDHSFSRLLSNTSTFLSISSENLEMASFSECTEVIPLGGEVQAGSGIGGSVLRRAVSLDSVRPGGAGGSGKKEHPDDDGYHHRHHRVGASCEAGGGGSRSPSPTASSGIESGSIKDSPMQIADALTADSSSIDTQDDPQSFGGSSSSMATTADRRSILAGGTAKGWLPDVAAVMWRRMLGALGDVNKILNPKLHAQVYQYLVSMTESLIKIRMNQGISLDGSGHSSSSTPTPATTNLVPPVALVAPWCYGALALDAQYAQGKLYAMQLLCTIVQSGASLGNHQLPLFYHALHQALTGEDRAMAYTALRYLGGPRFLSLLLPGHTLLLLDLVHAATVVLTSSETGPHAPRAHVAGLLGSLLCFPRTSLPGPVLQPSEPHIDLMECPDLQEHVLNVVLRCARREPTAKARCIAIASLGQWILQNLTNPSAQQSGDSEAAFKQKVPHHSSETDSRRESITNSVNPRIREAFQVILQALQFKHHTIARLASETLKLCAEQGSRIEQIERLPQLIIDTVCLSLDIHNVPHPKESDKTVLTSLLLTLGELCMSFSVRTLQQPKHHDSTEPLILIVFRILYKIATGLQNGERIKLFTTDEDFDSTIVVDDVRESGMGETGPYQTSESIASCQSAIRLCAKTVAMHLITNLGHFPMGIGATRLSSLVDEQDDLMSTSVATAPVHATSGTGPSVATLQRENSIAGARVDAMEHVLASPNLQLLMLSPELVASFIELPALKLPGGGATAGLLTANRQVRLLLRDLNGKACWDASILYQEPSLTVPSSTPVDYERNATFQSSAPVSRHYAYSTLPVGSGQLAGSNSVAGRHFASGSTSIDPLMSTAIGLPMSHGLRHTLRHRPVHQLPVAKDLAPDLDQLDDLLQYIGYTSPECLDSSEVPLNTAGPSPLGAGLEGQTISIILNQRTIEAEAVARQNSGSNGLLNVERSLSGGTSSYPTLVPSSGYGSYSPGQSYADDSGTGTLTRAANAMQNSQQQQHDTATKPFQLGRILFNQLGLAGWERRKRTHLLQRTDKLLRELRNLDNQKCRETHKMAVIYVANGQEDKGSILRNGCGSSTYEMFVSALGWEVELESHNGFLGGLPRQGCGQTAPYYATPFLEVIYHVSTRMPSDTPEAILNKTRHLGNDEVHIVWSEHNRDYRRDILPTEFCDVLIVIYPLKSGLFRVTVNKKPEVPWFGPLSDEMVVGGACLANLVRASAINASRAKRSSLPLYQQYYEERNRSIDTVALRHRENSTFEDFTARIFCPIAQQNGGKVGGGPSGTAGGSSIAAGTNAPAPLAAALIDHHSRGPSKTWIHHPEMVATAREVTQQTLASVSLDQPSPRPLRKLHHPFKAVPKGKTNQQPGGGSMGSTVVYGAGMSNPVAGMIGTGGAPGTTPPESPTLPGRKIK; encoded by the exons CGCCCGAAATTCAACCGCTCATACCACCGAGCTCGAGCGAACGGACGGCGGCACCGGATCCACGCGATGGCCTCGAAATTCTGCTCGACTGCATGGTACAGTCCTGCGGGTGTTTGAAATGGCGCGACAACAATCCCCAGCGGCACATACGCACGTTTAACTTTTTGCTGACCAAGTTCCGCGAACAGTACCTGCCAGTGTTCTGCCCTTCGTTCGACTACAGCACGTCCGTGTATGAGCCGAAGCTCGATCTGCCCGTCATCCGGAGCGTTTCGAAGCGCGAGGAGGTGATGAGTTCGTGCGTGGTGGTGCTCATTATATGGATTGCGAAGTATACGCACGAGCGGCACGTAAACAGCAAGCTGGAGCAGATTCTTTCCATCGAGGATGAACCGGGCGCGGGATCCGGTGGTGGTTCGCTGGATCATGCCAGCTTGCTGTCCAATTTGCGACACATGGGTTACACACAAACGCAGCTAGTACGAGACGTATTGTACTCCAGCCGGGAGACGGTTAACTTTGTGCACGAAATTTATCGACAGGCGTTCCTGATGGCCTTCACCTCGAAATCGCAGATTGAAGCGATGCGTATCGCCATCTCTGTGTATCGCGACTGGATGAGCAGCATACCACCCCCACCGTTTTTACTGGAACCGGATCTGGAAGCGTTACCCGTCGCAGGAGGATCTCCCGGTGGTGCAGGACCGGCACTGGAGACCATCTCGCCGACCGCTAGCAATAGTCGACCGGGTAGCCAAAGATTGCGTACCGATTCCTATCTGGGCGCAATGATGATGACCAAGGAGAATGGTTCCATTCGGGCCGGTTTGCAGAATGTACTGCAGGTGTTCGTAACGAATGCGGTAAACGTCTTTATGGTCAATACGGCGCACCTGAATCTACACTTTCAATCGAAAACAAACGCAGACGGGTACGCAACACCGCTTGACGAGCAGACCGATATTTGTAAGCGTGTGCTCAACATATACCGCACGATGGTTATGAAGACGCGCATGGAAGCGAAGACGTGGGAGCAACTGTTGCTTGTACTGCTCCAGGTTACGTCCGTCATTCTCCAGAACTCACCACCAAacgcgaagaaaaacaatctcgGAGGACGATTGGCACAGCCCATCTTTCAGACACTGATCGTTACGTGGATCCGAGCGCACACGAACGTTCCGGTCAATGCGGGACTGTGGGACCGGTTCCTGAAGGTGTTATCCTCGTTAACGCACCGAGAGGAACTGATTGTAGAATGGGATAAAACAATGCAGACGCTTACACGTGTGCTTGCCCGGCAGGTGTACAACATTAATCTTTCCGACTTACCGCTGGATCGATTGGCCGAGCAGAAGGGCAAACGAAAGCGTGGAACACCGTCCAATTGGACGGCTAACGAGAGCGGCCGTTCCGTGATGGCCTTGGGTGGAGTGAACAGTTCCGATAGGCATGGCGCAGGTATGCATGATATTACGTTTACCAACGGAAGTAATGTGGTCGCTACGATACCTTCAGATGGTGGTGCTACTCTCTTACGCGGTAATCTCAATGGTGGTGGCAACGGTCAGAACCGATCGGGTTTGGATGACGATCGATTGACTAACGGATCCGGTGGTCCAATGGCGGTAACGACATCAACTTGTACGCCAACCACAGTAGGAGTAGGGGGCATGCGGACTGGTATTCCCAGAAGTATACCGGGTACACCGTCACTGAATCGTAGTTACAGCGAGGGAAGCCTGTTGTCTGCACCGTTCCGTAAATCTCGTGCCCGTCGTCGTTTACGTATCGCCGGACTCGGCTTAACAATGGGGAGCAATGCGCGGGAGCAAAATGCAGTGGCAGCAGAGCAACATCATCACGCGGGTGATCATTCCTTTTCCCGGTTGCTTTCCAACACATCGACATTCCTCAGCATAAGCAGCGAGAATTTAGAAATGGCTTCATTTTCCGAATGCACTGAAGTAATACCGCTCGGTGGTGAAGTACAGGCGGGATCAGGCATCGGTGGAAGCGTCCTGCGCCGTGCCGTATCACTCGATTCGGTCCGACCGGGTGGAGCGGGCGGTTCGGGCAAAAAAGAACACCCTGATGATGACGGCtaccatcatcgccatcatcgtGTTGGAGCGAGTTGTGAAGCCGGTGGAGGTGGATCCCGCAGCCCATCGCCGACAGCCTCGAGCGGAATTGAAAGTGGATCGATCAAAGACTCGCCCATGCAAATAGCGGATGCGCTTACTGCCGATAGCTCCAGTATCGATACGCAGGACGATCCTCAGTCGTTTGGTGGTTCATCTTCGTCGATGGCAACGACGGCCGACCGTCGATCGATATTGGCTGGCGGAACGGCCAAAGGTTGGCTGCCGGATGTAGCGGCCGTGATGTGGCGCCGCATGCTCGGTGCACTCGGGGACGTAAATAAAATCCTCAATCCGAAGCTGCACGCTCAAGTTTACCAATATTTGGTAAGCATGACGGAAAGTTTGATCAAGATCCGCATGAACCAAGGCATTTCGCTTGATGGGAGTGGACACTCGTCATCTTCTACGCCAACACCCGCCACTACGAATCTGGTACCGCCTGTGGCACTTGTGGCGCCCTGGTGCTATGGTGCGCTCGCACTCGACGCACAATACGCGCAGGGCAAACTGTACGCCATGCAGCTGTTGTGCACGATCGTTCAAAGCGGCGCTAGCTTGGGAAATCATCAGCTGCCACTGTTTTACCATGCGCTGCATCAGGCACTAACCGGAGAGGATCGTGCAATGGCCTACACAGCGCTGCGATATCTAGGCGGGCCAAGATTTCTCAGTCTGCTGCTTCCGGGTCACACGCTTCTGCTGCTTGATCTTGTCCACGCAGCAACCGTGGTGCTCACGTCCTCGGAAACAGGCCCACACGCTCCCCGTGCCCATGTGGCCGGATTGCTAGGATCGCTTCTATGCTTTCCCCGAACTTCCCTTCCCGGGCCCGTGCTGCAACCGTCCGAACCTCACATTGATCTGATGGAGTGTCCCGATCTACAAGAGCACGTGCTGAACGTAGTATTGCGGTGTGCGCGTCGCGAACCTACGGCCAAAGCACGCTGCATTGCAATCGCATCGCTCGGCCAGTGGATACTGCAGAACCTTACCAATCCGAGCGCTCAGCAGAGCGGTGATAGTGAGGCCGcatttaaacaaaaagtaCCCCATCACAGTAGCGAGACCGATTCCCGACGCGAATCCATCACGAATAGCGTCAATCCACGAATTCGCGAAGCGTTTCAGGTCATCTTGCAGGCGTTACAGTTTAAACATCACACCATTGCACGTTTAGCGTCTGAAACGTTGAAACTTTGCGCTGAACAGGGATCGAGAATCGAACAGATTGAGCGCCTTCCGCAACTGATCATCGACACGGTGTGTCTCTCGCTAGATATCCACAACGTTCCGCATCCAAAAGAATCGGATAAAACGGTACTAACATCGCTGCTGTTGACGCTAGGCGAGTTGTGCATGTCCTTTTCGGTTCGCACACTGCAACAACCAAAGCATCACGATTCAACGGAACCGCTTATACTGATTGTGTTTCGCATACTGTACAAAATAGCCACCGGACTACAAAACGGCGAGCGCATTAAGCTGTTCACCACCGATGAAGACTTTGATTCGACCATCGTGGTGGACGATGTGCGTGAGAGCGGCATGGGAGAAACCGGCCCGTATCAAACTTCCGAATCCATTGCCAGCTGTCAGTCGGCGATACGTTTGTGCGCTAAAACCGTGGCAATGCATCTCATCACCAATCTCGGCCACTTCCCGATGGGCATTGGTGCGACGCGGCTTAGTTCGTTGGTGGATGAGCAGGATGATTTAATGAGTACATCAGTCGCTACGGCACCGGTTCATGCAACCTCCGGTACAGGACCATCCGTTGCAACGTTGCAGCGTGAGAACTCCATTGCGGGAGCTCGCGTTGATGCGATGGAGCATGTGTTAGCTTCTCCAAATTTACAGCTGCTTATGTTGAGTCCGGAATTGGTGGCGAGCTTTATTGAGTTACCTGCCCTGAAGCTACCGGGAGGTGGAGCTACCGCGGGACTTCTCACTGCAAACCGCCAGGTTCGTTTGCTGCTTCGTGATCTGAACGGGAAAGCGTGCTGGGATGCTTCTATACTGTATCAGGAACCATCGCTGACCGTTCCATCATCGACGCCAGTTGATTATGAACGCAATGCAACATTCCAAAGCTCGGCGCCAGTTTCCCGGCACTATGCGTATTCAACCTTACCGGTGGGGTCTGGTCAGTTGGCGGGAAGCAACAGTGTGGCAGGAAGACATTTTGCCAGCGGCAGTACTTCGATTGATCCGCTAATGTCCACCGCTATTGGCTTGCCGATGTCGCACGGTCTACGGCATACTCTGCGGCATCGCCCGGTACATCAGCTACCGGTTGCAAAGGATTTGGCGCCCGATTTAGACCAGCTAGATGAT CTATTGCAATACATTGGTTACACCAGCCCGGAATGTTTGGACAGTTCGGAAGTACCGTTGAATACAGCCGGACCCAGCCCACTGGGAGCCGGCCTTGAAGGTCAAACTATTTCGATCATTCTAAACCAACGTACGATCGAAGCGGAAGCTGTTGCTCGTCAAAACTCCGGCTCGAACGGTTTACTGAACGTTGAACGATCATTGTCCGGTGGTACGTCATCGTATCCTACACTTGTACCGAGCAGTGGTTACGGTAGTTATTCGCCAGGCCAATCATACGCAGATGATTCCGGGACGGGAACCTTAACAAGAGCTGCGAACGCGATGCAGAACagccaacaacagcagcacgaTACCGCCACGAAACCATTCCAACTCGGACGCATTCTGTTCAACCAACTGGGTCTTGCCGGCTGGGAACGGCGCAAGCGAACACATCTGCTCCAGCGCACCGATAAGCTGTTGCGCGAGTTGCGCAATCTCGATAATCAAAAGTGCCGCGAaacgcacaagatggctgtGATTTACGTGGCCAATGGGCAGGAGGACAAGGGCAGCATTTTACGAAATGGCTGCGGCAGCAGTACTTACGAAATGTTTGTATCCGCGCTGGGTTGGGAGGTAGAGCTTGAGTCGCACAACGGTTTTCTCGGTGGATTACCGCGGCAAGGTTGTGGTCAAACGGCCCCTTATTATGCGACCCCGTTCCTGGAGGTAATCTATCACGTCTCCACCCGAATGCCATCGGACACACCGGAAGCAATATTGAACAAAACGCGCCACCTTGGGAACGATGAGGTGCACATTGTGTGGAGCGAACATAATCGTGACTACCGGCGGGACATCTTGCCGACCGAGTTTTGTGACGTGCTTATCGTCATCTATCCGCTGAAGAGTGGCCTGTTCCGCGTGACGGTGAATAAAAAGCCCGAGGTACCATGGTTTGGTCCTCTGTCGGACGAGATGGTTGTTGGAGGAGCGTGTTTGGCTAATTTGGTGCGGGCATCAGCGATCAACGCAAGTCGGGCCAAGCGGAGTTCTCTTCCGCTATACCAACAGTA TTACGAAGAGCGCAATCGGTCAATCGACACAGTGGCGTTGCGCCATCGGGAAAATAGCACATTCGAAGACTTTACGGCCCGCATCTTCTGTCCGATTGCGCAGCAGAACGGTGGCAAAGTGGGTGGTGGACCCAGCGGCACGGCCGGAGGGTCGTCCATCGCTGCTGGTACGAATGCACCGGCCCCATTGGCGGCAGCTCTGATCGATCACCACAGCCGTGGACCATCGAAAA CGTGGATACACCATCCGGAAATGGTTGCTACGGCCCGTGAGGTGACACAGCAAACGCTTGCGTCCGTATCGCTGGACCAACCGTCCCCGAGACCACTACGCAAGCTGCACCATCCGTTCAAGGCGGTACCGAAAGGCAAAACCAATCAACAACCTGGTGGGGGATCGATGGGTAGTACGGTCGTCTATGGTGCTGGGATGTCGAATCCGGTGGCCGGTATGATTGGAACTGGCGGTGCACCCGGTACCACACCACCGGAAAGCCCAACCCTACCGGGACGGAAGATCAAATGA